A segment of the Coffea arabica cultivar ET-39 chromosome 8c, Coffea Arabica ET-39 HiFi, whole genome shotgun sequence genome:
GGAACGAAAGTCATAGTAAGTCGGCAGCTATCCTACCGATTACTACTTACTACTACATATTGAGAATtggaaaaagacaaaaaagttgataataataataataataataaaatcatACAACAACAAAGTCGTCGGATTAGACGAGTACCAGTTCCACAACGACTCAAACAAAGATCTCCATGCCaattaaattaattattaattttCTAACGGATGCCTTTAAAAAGTACTCGGTAACACATATATTATTTTTCTAatctatcatatatatatatatatacataaattaataattattactctctattatatttatgtatttttatttagttttatatttttaaaaatataatacttaaaatatattttaataagtGCTTTATGAACACCCGTTGAATAAATCGATTAATTATAAGCAGTTTGTTTGCTAATGCATACTCTAGAACCATCAAAGTATCTCAAGGAAAGGTTTCTTGGCTCAattaatagttttttttaaaaccttTCGATTCTCAATCATTTTTCTTCCccatataaatataaaagttcAAGTATCATAACTAAGAGTTCTAAGTAATAAATTCCTTCCTCCAATTGTCACCTTTATATTCCACTCTCATATTGGCTGCCCGCGTacctatgtttttttttttttttttttcggagacAACAATTGTAGTATATTTTAATCTATCCTACATTAGGGAAGGAAGTGGACCTAAGGAGGTCTAGAGAAAACTCGAAGGGTACTGAATCATTACCGGACTAAACGGGTGCATTATACACCTGTCTGGATTTTTTGAAGCAAATCCACAATACAATGTGGCAATTGGTGGGACCCACCAAGCCTTAAAGGCTTTGACGGTGGGCTGGTGGTTGCCACGCGTCTGTTTGGATGGgagtttttttcaaaaattaatttttcaaatataataaaaatttttaaaaaataatctaaaaattagtttataaaaatatttcaaaatatattctagaaactcttctactcttaaatatcctaaaatataatctaaaaactctgctacagtaaaatttttcaaaaatacctccAAAAACAGCTAGTTCAAACGAATTTGCTCCGTTTCCTACAAGGAAGCCGTAGACAGTTCTCGCGTTTATATGGATCACCGTATCTCACGTTGGTTACCTATCGATAGATCCCTTGAGGGCTTAACATCCACGCGTGCTGGGGACTCAAAAGCCCAACCCAACAATCAAGAAGCAGACTTTATTTATTAAGGTTCCTAAAACTGGCTAATGTCACAATCGCACAACGCAGCCAGCTTGTTGCCCATGCTACAACCATAAATAACCCGACTTGCTCTAACTGTCCATTTCATCCTATCAAGAACAAGAGCAGAAAAACATAACATGGGAGTGGATCAAAGGGCAGCAGCGCCGCAGCAATTGCAGGAGCTATATCCATAACAACGGGAATGCTGCTTTATCATTAAGTAATCCAATTATACCCACTCAAGGGCAAGTTATCAAATTAACTCTACCTACCAAATTAACAGACATGCcatgttatttttccagatttctaacATGTGAATATTTCATCATAAATCAACAGAAATGTAGAGAAGCAGATATACTGGTTTCCTCGAAAAAGATCCACTTCAAATTTTCCAAGtgcaaacactcaaaacatgaaGTCCAATGCATGTGGTCAATTAACCAATGGTACAGCTGCCGGAGTGTAATTTGTTCGAACATCCAACCCAAATGTGCTAGAGAGAAGATCATCTTTTCCCACCCCCTCCTCCAAGCTTAGGACCCTTGGGTGCAGCGCCCTTAGACAAGCCACCCTTTGTAGACTTCTGGGCTTTGGCAACTTCTGCTTTCTTGGCCTTCTTTTCATCCTTGGTTTTCTTGATTCTCTCCTTGATTTCACTGATCACAGATTCCACAGTCATAACGTGTCAAATGCATGATTTATCCCACAGAATATCCTATATTCACTTCTACTTCTGCAAGCACAAAGTTATCTACAAAACATATTGCACGTACCGCAGAGCAGCTTCACGTGCTGCATCTCGGACTTCTGGCTTCTCAGTTCTCTTCTTTTGGATAACTTCCAATGTGGCACCAACTATGGACCTTGAATAAGGTTTCTTTGTAGTTTGGCGCCTTTTCTTCAAGATTTCAGTAGTAGTGTCCTACAAGATGTCCACCAAGGAATCAAATAATTCAGACACATAAAGAAAACCTGGCAATGTTATCTCAGGAGAAGCAAagtcttctctctctctctcacacgcACGCGCACACATATGAGAAGCAATCTTCATGatacaaacaaaaaaataaaaagcaaaggGATCAACCAGAATCATGAACTACCTTCTTGTGTTGTTTCCGGTACATTGCAGTCCATGTAAGCTTTGACGGCTTCAAGCGGTTGTGAAAATACCTCTTGCATTTTGAGTTGGCAAAAAGGAAGACcttcaattaaaagaaatgttaaaaaagataagaaaagaaattcctCAGTCTAATACACAGTAGGAGATAGAAGAAAGTCTAAATTAATCCATccctttaaaaacataagagtaATGAGAAATTGAACAAATTCGGCAATAGTAAATAGACGATGCCATTTTAAGTGATTCTGGTAAATGTTGTGAAATTACCTGAGAATCTGAACGAACAAACCTGATGCCCTTCCCAGGGTAGATCTTTGCACCGCTAAAGCGGCATAGTTCAGTTCTGATAAAACACGACTAAGCAGTTTAAGTACTCAGATAAGTTTTAATAGAGCAAAAAGTACATAAATATCCTGGGAACCCAAAGAGCCGCTGTTGAGTAAAATTTAGAGGTAAAATTGCATAAAAGAAGGGCCAATGTGCACAGGACTATCTAAGGGCTATATCGGACAAGGAAATAGAGGTTAAGACTGGAGCACCAAGAAGCCGGCCCTTTGGTTCCATATGCAATAACACAAAAAATTGTGGATCAGTTGAATATAAACATTTTCTCCCCTCCCTTTTATCTCCTCTCTTAAAAGTACATCTTCAGAGGGACTACTACTATTGGCTTGGGATGAGGTTCAAACTCCACAATAACGGCAAACCTCCTTGGCCCATGCAAACTGGAGACTCACAATGCCTAGTCCAATGTAATTGGTTGCGCCAAATCCAACTAATGGCTGAGGTTATGGTAATGGAACTCTCAAGACTCTCATCAAGTATTAGATCATAAACCAGGAAAACTAGGGATTAAACAAGATTCCAAGCATAAAGGGCTACTTTGCATGTTACTTTTGTCACAAAA
Coding sequences within it:
- the LOC113705692 gene encoding large ribosomal subunit protein eL24-like, giving the protein MVLKTELCRFSGAKIYPGKGIRFVRSDSQVFLFANSKCKRYFHNRLKPSKLTWTAMYRKQHKKDTTTEILKKRRQTTKKPYSRSIVGATLEVIQKKRTEKPEVRDAAREAALREIKERIKKTKDEKKAKKAEVAKAQKSTKGGLSKGAAPKGPKLGGGGGKR